In Persephonella sp., the genomic window TGATTGTAATATTCATAAATATCCGGAGTAAAGAGAACAAATCTAATCTCTTCTATAAAGTTTTCATTTTTAATAAAATCAACAGCTGCTTTTAATGCAATTCTTGCGGCTTCATCTACAGGACACCTATAAGCACCTGTGCTTATTGAAGGAAAAGCAATTGTTTTTATTTCATTTTCTTTAGCTAATTTAAGACTATTGTAGTATGCATTATATAGAAGCTTACTTTTTGTATCATTGAATTTTCCACCACAAATGGGACCAACAGTATGTATCACATATTTTGCTTTTAGATTTCCGCCTGTAGTAATAACTGCTTCTCCTGTAGGCAGTCCATCAGGATATTGTGTCTGACGAATTTTCTTACATTCCTCTAATATCTGGGGTCCCCCTTTCCTATGAATAGTCCCATCAACACCGCCACCACCCATAAGGGTGGAATTTGCAGCATTAACTATTGCGTCAGTATCTTCCTCTGTGATATCTCCTATTTTTAAAACTATTTTTGTATTGCCTAACTTGATTTCTTCCATCAATTATAATTATATCAATTTTAAAAAGTGGTTAGCTGTATGGAAGATTTTATATTCATAGGACGGCAACCTATTTTAGATAGAAAAAAGAAAATAGCAGCTTATGAAATCCTTTACAGGAAAAGTTTTGAGGATTTTGCACAGATAGAAAGCGATAATGTGGCAACTTCACGGGTGCTGATTAATATTTTCAATAATATAGGCATACAGAAACTTTCTTCCGGCAAAAAAACATTTATTAATGTGAATTATGATCTGCTTTTTTATGATATTTTCGATTTTATACCATCAGAAAACATTGTTTTAGAAATATTAGAAAACACCCCTGCCGATGAAAAAATAATAGAAAGAATAAAAGACCTTAAAGAGAAAGGATTTGAATTTGCCCTGGATGACTTTTTAATTACTTCTGATAGCGTTAAACTATTGCCTTATGTAGATTATGTAAAAATAGACCTTCTCCAAACATATAGCACAGATTTAGAAGAAACAGTAGAGTTCTTACGAAAATACAGCAAAAAACTTATCGCAGAAAAAGTAGAAGACTATCAAACATTTGATAAAACATACCATATGGGTTTTGATTTATTTCAAGGTTATTTCTTTGCCCAACCTATGATAATCTCCCACAAAAGATTTGACCCTTATGAAGTTACACTTTTAAATCTTTTAAAAGAACTTAACACAGAAAACCCATCAATAGATAGAATAGAAAATATAATAAAAGCCGATGTTCATATGACCTATAATCTCCTGAAATTT contains:
- a CDS encoding O-acetyl-ADP-ribose deacetylase, with amino-acid sequence MEEIKLGNTKIVLKIGDITEEDTDAIVNAANSTLMGGGGVDGTIHRKGGPQILEECKKIRQTQYPDGLPTGEAVITTGGNLKAKYVIHTVGPICGGKFNDTKSKLLYNAYYNSLKLAKENEIKTIAFPSISTGAYRCPVDEAARIALKAAVDFIKNENFIEEIRFVLFTPDIYEYYNQALKEVLNET
- a CDS encoding HDOD domain-containing protein gives rise to the protein MEDFIFIGRQPILDRKKKIAAYEILYRKSFEDFAQIESDNVATSRVLINIFNNIGIQKLSSGKKTFINVNYDLLFYDIFDFIPSENIVLEILENTPADEKIIERIKDLKEKGFEFALDDFLITSDSVKLLPYVDYVKIDLLQTYSTDLEETVEFLRKYSKKLIAEKVEDYQTFDKTYHMGFDLFQGYFFAQPMIISHKRFDPYEVTLLNLLKELNTENPSIDRIENIIKADVHMTYNLLKFVNSAYFSLKSKIKNIRHAIMMLGAHHLKMWVLLMLYADAKIGGIDSPLLETALLRGKLLETLAKLKSEDNNLSEMAFLTGVLSLLDVLLGLPKEEVLSDLNIDEEIKKALINEEGYLGEMLKLCYLLEMEKFDELKENLKQKNISLKDFYKAEEKAIFFVENIKRQVLKGVN